DNA from Podarcis muralis chromosome 13, rPodMur119.hap1.1, whole genome shotgun sequence:
atatttTCAAGCTGAAGAAAACCACGAACaattaaagcgggggggggggggggatgcgctTCACTACTGATGCCCCTTTAATAAACCTGCATTTGTATGGGTGTGGCAAGAGTCAATTAACCCAAAAGGGTGTAGCTTGAAAAAGGGCCATACTCAGACCCAATCACAACTTATTTAAAACCACAGCCTCACCTCCTCAGCCCATTGCAATAGAGGGGGCACTTTACCTGCATAACAAGCAATAGCTACTTTGATAGGAAGCAGCTGAGCCCTCTGCGGTTACAGGGGAAAAAGAGGATCCTTTTCACATCTACTGCTGGCAAGTCAGGTGTCCCACATCTTATATTGGTGCAGCTGgtttttcctgcctaagtgtagaagcttacatttgccaatctgttaaggtcatattgaatcctgattcCATGTTGagtggcattggctacccctcccggTTTGGTGTCACCTGGaaattggatgaaggaattgaggggatgctcatcaaagtcatttataaagaggctgaacaacaatgggctcaggatagaaccctgtggcacctcacttgtccctttttttttgcaggatAACTAGGAACCATTAGTGGACACtatttgggtttggtcagtcaaccagctacaaatccacctaaaagTTACCTCGTCCAGTCCTTTACTGTTGCGTACAATTAATTATTATCAAATATAACTATCAATTGATGTTCCAGTCACTTGTCATTCATTTTAATACATTAATATTTTTGGTTGAAGACCTTTTCTCTGCATGCTTTTCCTACCACAAGTTTGCAATGCATACATCCCAACTTTAGAACGCTCTTTCCAAAGAGGTACGACTGGTGCTGACATAACATTCTTTTCATTAGTAggttaatatatatttatttttacaggACATAGCAGAAGGACTTCATAATTATTTATATATGTTACAAAACTTATATACCGTTTGGAAAAAGAAACTACACTGCTTGTTGGTAGACACACACAGgtgaaaaaaaagaataaaattatcagtaaaatcagttaaaagaaatatttaaaacattcagaaaacaaACTAAACACATATCAACTGTCTATAAaattggataggcttgcctaaaaaaAGAGTTGCAATCAGACTCCAGTTCAGAAGAAATCAGACTAGGCAAATCTAAGGCAAGTTTCTTCTGTCTCTGCCCCTTTATGGAGGAGAAATATTGAAGAGGGTGCAATAGGTCATACAAGACCTGTGGATAGATGGGGAATTCTCAGATGGTTCAATTCTAACCTTTGGAAGAAATGTTTGGGAGTTCTGGACACTTGAGCTTAGGAAGGAGGAGGCAGTGTTTTTGAAGTGTGCTTAATAGAACTGAGGCTTTCAAATTTAAGTGCCACCTCACAAACTGGCACAGAGGTGCAGGTAATGCTTAAAACAGCTTTCAGCTCAATATCCCGCCTGAAGCAGAGTCCAAATAGTGCCCCTGCCTCCAAGCCCAAcacttacatttatttatttttaaaataccccACTGAACAATTCAGATATTAATTCCTGCCTTCACCTTATACCACTACGGGTCACCTCCAGGTGACCCTCCCTGCCCCGTACTCAGTTAAGTCTACCTGCACAATACAGCCACTCCATGAGGCTTTGTCAGTGGGTTCCCTGCAGGAGCGTGGTCCCTCAGCAGCGGCCCTACCATGACAAACCCTTGATACCAGTCGTGCCCTTCCCCACGCAATGGTGCCAAAGCAGGCTACTTCACAGCAAGGCTGGCTGTTAAGGCATGTATTTCTTAGTTCTTatcctccatcctcctccctcaaATGCCCAACAGGCAATTGTCTAAGTTGGCATGACACACCATTATTTTGCATCTAAAAGGACAGAACAGGCATTTTTCCTTCCTCTCACTTGCACAGTCGTGATTTCAACCAATCATTACAGTATTCCTATCCACCAGTGTGCCCTAACTAGCAATTTATACCAGCCCCCTCAAACATTAAAGGCAAACCTGGCTAACAGAATTTTACCTGAGAAGGCAGTCATTTTTAATATGCTGCAGCTGCCCCTTCTcttgttctgccccccccccccaccttcaggCAGAGAACTCTCCTCTTCTGGAGTTGCTCCCTTTTTTCTAAATGGTTCTTATTAACAACATGATAAAAAATGATCACATAATTCATATTGTGCCAACATAGTGGTATGTGGTTTATCTAGCATTCCAAAAGGAGACAAAGGACCAGTTCTGAACAACAAAGAACACACATTTCATTCTGTCCCTCCCATCAGTTAATATTCATTCAATCATTTATTGttatatcctgccctttgtcTATTCTGGAGCACTGGATGGCATAACATTATAAAACAGGAGTTGAACAACATTGAAAATGAATAAAGCATCTAGAGTTACAgcaaaaaaatgcaaaagaacAGAAGCTGTATATAACTACAGGATCATGCATGAAAGCAATACTTTCATGATGAAAACACTTAAACAAATAAGAATTTCCGCTCCTCTCACTGGCCTGAGGTGCTAGTGTCTATGTCACTCTGGAAATCAGTTGTGTGAAGGCCGAGATTGTGGTTACTCACTGGTGAGGCAAAGGCATTCTGTGCCTGCCCACGAGCAAATTCTTCTTGATAATTACTGGACATGATCTAGGACTGAATTATGCTGGTCAAAACTGGTTCCGAGTTCGGCCTCAGGTTCAGCAAGGGGTAGgggacttgtggccttccagatgttgccaggctacggctcccatcatccctgaccaatggccatactggttggggccaatgggagatggagtccaacaacatctggtggcctGCATGTTCCTTATTCCTGTAGGCCAAAGCTCCTGTTTCAGAGGAGCCATGATGTGGTGACTGTGAGGTAAATTGGTTGAGGACTGCTGTCTGACAATCTCTGTGTGTGGTTCCCAATCCATCATTATGTTCCTTCCCATCCAAAGCAGCCACTGGAACCTGCGGTTTCAAACCAGACTCGGTCAGCTTAGCGGGATCCTGCTGATCCAGGATCCCTTCATTTGGCCCAGCTCTCCTGATGCTTCTCGCTCCACCATGCTTCAGCTATGAAGAACAGGGCTAATAAGAGGACGCAGGCCCCGATCCCAAGTCGCAGTGAGTTGGCTGCGGTGAAATCCATGGCCTGGGAATGTGAGTCTGGAGAAATTAGAAAATGCATATCAATGTAAAAATAGTTTTCGGTATACAGCAGGCTTTCTTCTTTCATCAATCACTACGCAGCCTGAGAACTGTCCCCATGAAGATGGATTTGCCCCTGAGCAGGCGGCAAATGAATGGGGCATTAGCACTACGGGAGCCGCCTTGAATCCACTTGCCTGTGCTTGGTTTCCTTGGCAGCCATTAACTGGCAGTGCCATCCTGTTCAAAGGGGCTTCTCCCAGCTAAGTGTGCTTATCACCGCAGCCTGAATCATCTGTGCTAATATAATCTGAAAAGGGCAACATTCCAGTGGCGACAATGACACCACCAGAACCATCGCACAGCAATCCTTTACATACGTGGAAAGCACTTGTCGAGTgcaggggggcgggggaagagaagtggCGTGACGTCTAGATGTGAAACATCACATGAAATTATTCCAGTGCTGTGTTCCTTTATGGAAAAGCAGCAACTAATGGCGGCTTCTTACTGTGCGTCCCCTGTAAGCCTTTCAACCACACACATGCCCGTGTGATTGCCACAGATGAAAATTTGCATACAGCTGTATGTTGCTTTTTCCTACAGAATTTTCCATGTAGGGAAAATAGCAACGTTAAAGGAGACATGCAGCATGACCTATCAATCAACTTGCATACCAATGACCAGCTGTGGGTAGCACCAAAGGACAGAGTGGTAAACCTTGTTTTGCTGCTACATAGGATTGCAGAAACAGAAGTATGTGTTCTccgtcccacccaccccacacccaTCCAAGTTATTTTCTGTGGGAATATGGTTGTGTTTGATTCTCCAGCCAGTCATTCATTTTGTGGGCATCCACTCAACCTCACAATATCTTCCATACTTCCATATTCAAATCCATTTTTAGATTGGAAGCTCCTTGGGACCAGGGACTTACCCTCTTTTACTCTGTAAAGCACCATGAATGGTACAATTATCATCATCACCTAAGGCTGTGCGCTATACACATTCAAACCACttttatttccctcaaagaattctgggccctgtagtttgTTCCTTGcagggttacaattcccagcaaactacagtgcccagaattctttgggggcagaATGTGTGtggaatgtgcttcaaaggtacACAGGCTAGCTCTCTGCTAGAGTACACTTCTCCCATCCCCCCTGGACTCACCTTCTGTCCACGCTTCAGTGTCATTGAGCTGATATTCCTTATATTGGCAGCTCAGCTCTCCTATGGTGATGTTAATGGCCTCTTCTGTGAGGTTGAAGCTTGCAATCGCCCCATCTTGCCAAGCTCTGGTTTCAGCAAAGAGCTGCCCACCTTGGTAAAGATAAAACCAGCCCTCAGCAGCAGAAGGGACTGAGCAATTCACTCGATATCTTCCCGCAGAGTCCACCAACACCTCCAGGTAATTGGGGACCACAGTTGCATCTGGAAGAGGAGAAGTGTGAAAGCAAAGAGATATAGCTTAAGGGATGCTCAGTGTTGaactggctttctttctttttcttttttaaaaacacatttgtaATCCTTGTAGCCATACATACATATTCTAAGTAGAAGATTAGTACTTTACAGCCACTGCAAACATTATGGGAATTTCGCATAATTCAAGGTTGATGGCTGAGAATCAAGTAGGACTCTCAGAATGCTCCAGGATGCAACAGATAAATGGAAGGGCAAGGAATGCGTAAGCAAAATAAATTgcaattctttaaagaaaaaagtggGCATGATTAAAATGTGACCAGTCCAGTCTTTCCCTAACCTATCCTTCCCTCCCCCGCAACCTTTGGCACTTTGTGCAAAATTGGGAGCTCAACACTAAATGATACAAAAAGTGTAAATGCACAAAATCTCCATTGTAGGATCAGGATAGTTCAGACATTTTAGTAAAATCTGAGTACAGTTATTAATGTTTCACTTTGGGTTATAGGGCTACATTCAACTGCCTTTTACTCAACAAaggcccattaaaattaatgaccATGCCTAAGTTCCATTGCTTTCAGTTGCCTATCCTGAGTAAAAGTTAGCTGAATACAACTCATAATTTATTTTTAGCTGTCATCTGCTTTTCGGGCTTGGGAGTCCTGGAATGTCAGTGGACAAATGAGGTGACTGTAGCTTTTGTCAAGAAATGCTTTTGCAAGACCTATTTTCTTGATTACTGGAATTCTCTGGAGTTTTCTATTTCCAAACTATGTAAAAAGTAACAAGTCCATGAGTCTTAACGCTGAAACTCTTCCTGTGCCTTGATTGTGGGAAATTGGGAAAATATTTGCAGATAGAAAGATGAGAAGTCCTCTGCTGGCATTATAATTAGGAGTTAAGTATGCAAGCTGGGGGAGCACTGAGGACGACTGAAGCTAGCTCAACTCCCAGGCTGCATTTCTTGTCACTCTCCAACTTGTAGAAGATGCACTAGATGccctaaagccctaaacggccttggcccagtatacctgaaggagcatctccaccccatcgttcagcccggacactgaggtccagcttcgagggccttctagcggttccctcactgcgagaagtgaagttgcagggaaccaggtggagggccttcttggtagtggcacctgccctgtggaatgccctcccatcagatgtcaaggaaataaacaactatttgacttttagaagacacctgaagacagccctgtttaggaaggtttttaaggtttgatggtttatcgcgtttttaatattctgttgggagccacccagagtggctggggaaacccagccagatgggcagggtgtaaataataaattattattattattatataaggtGGGGAGGAACTTTCTGTCATGTCCTAAAGCACATGGGGAACCTCTATGGGAGGGGGTGGCTTTCTGCTTCAGAAGTGCACTCTCCATTAGTTGGAGGGCAGCAGGGACAGTAATGGGGGGTGGAGGTGGAATCATCGTGCTTATCCCTGGTACATCACACTCATGTATTAATTTACTTAACTCTCAGTTATAATGCCTGAAGAGAGGTGTCTAGCTAGCCCAATgttgcccttcctccaaggagttcaggcTGATGCACATTGTACTCCCTTTTATTCCCATGGCGCCCTCGTGAGGTAAATTAGACTGTGACAAAGTGGGTGGCCTTATTatcagtgagcatcatggctgagtggggatttcaatcCAGGCATTCTTGTTCCCAATCTGCCACTCTATCCAACACATCACACTGGCTTTCTGACTGAATATACTGCTTAAATCTCAATCCAGAAAGGATGATGGCCCATATCTACAACAGCTTCCCCTTGCATCAGTTCAGTTCCCTTCCTCTCAACCTCTGCTGTCTCCCAAACCAGCAAGTGCCATCCTTAAAACCACTCCTCCACCTAACAAGGTCCCCTCTTTTTTTCTGGCAGGGATCCTTTAGCAGCTCCACAACAAGCAGAAGTTCAATGCGTTCTGGTTTTTCCCAtgccagaaaaagaaagaaaaacccagcCAATTTAATTTCTGCTTACCATATGTCTGCTGAAGGCACAGAAAAAGAAAGTTGGAAATTCTGCCCCCAAGATAGCAAAAGGTTTCCTCACCGATAACTTTCAGCTGCACTGGGTCACTGGCGTTTGACCAGATGATGGGCTCTATGGTGCTGTGGTAATAACAGGTGTATCGGCCTGCATCGGCCATGGTGACATTCTTCAAGGAGAATTCAGCAGTGTCAGAGTCCCCTCGAGGAGTGACCTCTATCCGAAAGTCCCTGGCCTGGTAGAGGACAAAGTTGACCCCTAGCAATGGAGCCTGACAACAGACAGTCCAGTCCTGCCCTGCAAGGACCTCAGTACTGGGACTCGCAGAGATGGATGGCTTGGGGTAATGGTCTGTGAGTGGGAGAGAAAAGCTGTTTACTGGGCCTCAGACCTTATTCTCTGctgttaataaaaataataataggttgCTTCTTTTTGCATAGTAATACAAGGTGGCCGGAAAAAACatcaatatcatttttaaaacattCCGCATGAAACAGCAAAAACCAATTCATATCAAAATACACAAgcggcatacagtggtaccttggttcccaaacgccaaaaccccggaagtaagtgttccg
Protein-coding regions in this window:
- the LOC114582680 gene encoding T-cell-interacting, activating receptor on myeloid cells protein 1-like codes for the protein MSRHSDSYLRTLHVLRMPVTLPFLLLTISLPKPSIFWLQAPDADEKHHLRCTVQGAYFGSWFYLYQGGSPEAVAEKKALPTQSEVTFEVHNFGPRDQFRCSYEIWEAGKPIRSPLSSLANITEDHYPKPSISASPSTEVLAGQDWTVCCQAPLLGVNFVLYQARDFRIEVTPRGDSDTAEFSLKNVTMADAGRYTCYYHSTIEPIIWSNASDPVQLKVIDATVVPNYLEVLVDSAGRYRVNCSVPSAAEGWFYLYQGGQLFAETRAWQDGAIASFNLTEEAINITIGELSCQYKEYQLNDTEAWTEDSHSQAMDFTAANSLRLGIGACVLLLALFFIAEAWWSEKHQESWAK